A genome region from Flavobacterium sp. CFS9 includes the following:
- a CDS encoding 3-hydroxyacyl-ACP dehydratase, producing the protein MVLNNFYKVLSEEKTGDSKYTISILINEKHDVFKGHFPGNPIMPGVCMIQIIKELTESITKSTLIMQTLSNVKFMALINPEVNPELRLELDIVTTEDDLVKVKNTTYFNDTVALKLSNVYKKI; encoded by the coding sequence ATGGTTTTAAACAATTTTTACAAAGTTCTTTCCGAAGAAAAAACAGGCGATTCTAAATACACAATTTCGATTCTGATCAATGAAAAACATGACGTTTTCAAAGGTCATTTTCCGGGCAATCCAATTATGCCGGGAGTTTGCATGATTCAGATTATAAAAGAACTTACGGAGTCTATCACCAAAAGTACTCTGATTATGCAGACACTTTCCAATGTGAAATTCATGGCGCTGATCAATCCGGAAGTGAATCCGGAATTGCGCTTAGAACTTGATATTGTTACAACAGAAGACGATTTGGTTAAGGTAAAAAACACCACTTATTTTAACGACACCGTTGCACTGAAACTGAGCAATGTGTACAAAAAAATATAA
- a CDS encoding outer membrane beta-barrel protein, whose amino-acid sequence MSKRNLVIIVLTLFALTNLQAQVTFKPGLRAGASFSTFSNTRSDYKTDFYIGGFGEIKLTKIYTLQPEITYSQQGAKNVKTFISTNNGNDVVSSKDLEIDYLSIAAVNKFTLKNGFQFQAGPTLDFRLQDNLLYEKSDIDLAFIMGIGYRLPSGLTFEARFKKGIVDVLDSDYYGSNGNNSDYWFGDYNTNVSFQLGISYPFGK is encoded by the coding sequence ATGAGCAAAAGAAATTTAGTCATTATCGTATTGACCTTATTTGCCCTAACAAATTTACAGGCACAGGTTACCTTTAAACCCGGTTTGAGAGCCGGAGCGTCCTTTTCAACATTCTCAAATACCCGTTCCGACTATAAAACTGATTTTTATATTGGTGGTTTTGGTGAAATCAAATTAACCAAAATTTACACGTTACAACCTGAAATCACGTATAGCCAGCAAGGTGCTAAAAATGTAAAAACTTTTATCAGTACCAATAATGGTAATGATGTGGTGAGCTCGAAAGATCTAGAAATTGATTATCTTTCCATTGCTGCAGTCAATAAATTTACTTTAAAAAATGGTTTTCAGTTTCAGGCTGGTCCCACTTTAGACTTTAGACTACAGGACAATTTACTTTATGAAAAATCAGATATTGATCTGGCTTTTATCATGGGTATTGGTTATAGATTGCCGTCAGGATTAACTTTTGAAGCCCGTTTCAAAAAAGGAATTGTAGATGTTCTCGACAGTGATTATTACGGAAGCAATGGCAACAATAGCGATTATTGGTTTGGTGATTATAATACAAATGTTAGTTTTCAATTAGGTATTTCATATCCTTTTGGCAAATAA
- a CDS encoding porin family protein, which yields MKKITVIAFALFIGIITTNAQVKVSPGFRGGLNISDLTNMPGNSSSKSDFYIGALAAIKFNKYFTLQPELNYSRQGSEIRLSYLDFDNSTSRRRSQKAEINYLTLGAVAKFNFKGKGFHVLAGPSIDFKTNDNFDKFGENPVDVDFAIVGGVGYTLPNGLTFEARLKQGLVDIYGYDRRYYDNENRRYYDDITLNEVFQIGISYTFKVK from the coding sequence ATGAAAAAAATAACCGTAATTGCCTTTGCTTTATTTATTGGAATTATAACGACAAATGCACAAGTAAAGGTTAGCCCTGGATTTCGCGGAGGTTTAAACATATCCGATTTGACCAATATGCCGGGAAACAGCAGTTCAAAATCTGATTTTTATATCGGTGCACTAGCAGCCATAAAATTCAATAAATATTTTACGCTGCAGCCTGAGTTAAATTATTCGAGACAGGGTTCTGAGATTCGTTTGTCTTATTTAGATTTTGACAACAGTACTTCCCGTCGCAGAAGCCAGAAAGCCGAAATCAACTATCTTACACTGGGAGCTGTGGCGAAATTTAATTTTAAAGGAAAAGGTTTCCACGTATTAGCCGGACCATCTATAGATTTTAAAACCAATGATAATTTTGACAAATTTGGTGAGAATCCTGTTGATGTTGACTTTGCTATTGTTGGCGGAGTTGGATATACCCTTCCAAACGGATTAACTTTTGAAGCCCGATTAAAACAGGGATTAGTTGATATTTATGGATATGACAGACGTTATTATGATAATGAAAACAGACGTTATTATGATGACATCACTCTAAATGAGGTTTTCCAAATTGGTATTAGTTACACTTTCAAAGTAAAATAA
- a CDS encoding outer membrane lipoprotein carrier protein LolA, with the protein MKTKIALLILFISGNLFAQEQKMSDAEINAFKQDVNIVAKKIKTLSTDFVQYKHLDFLSKDIETSGKMIFKEPSLLQWQYKKPYNYSIVFKNGKILINDEGKKSAVDIGNSKIFGRINKLIVGSVSGNMFDDKEFVISYFKSKGQNIAKFVPKDATLKKYIKQIELTFDKEEATVVQVKLLESSEDYTRIVLKNKVINAKIDDSVFNN; encoded by the coding sequence ATGAAAACTAAAATAGCACTCTTAATTTTATTTATCTCAGGCAATTTGTTCGCTCAGGAGCAAAAAATGTCTGATGCCGAAATTAATGCTTTTAAGCAGGATGTCAATATTGTCGCGAAGAAAATTAAAACCCTGAGTACCGATTTTGTTCAATACAAACACTTGGACTTTTTATCGAAAGATATTGAAACTTCGGGAAAAATGATTTTTAAAGAACCTTCTTTACTGCAATGGCAATACAAGAAACCATACAATTACAGTATTGTTTTTAAAAACGGAAAAATACTGATTAACGACGAAGGGAAGAAAAGTGCCGTTGATATTGGCAACAGCAAAATCTTTGGCAGAATCAACAAATTGATTGTCGGAAGCGTAAGCGGTAATATGTTTGACGACAAGGAGTTTGTCATTTCTTATTTCAAATCAAAAGGACAAAATATAGCGAAGTTTGTTCCTAAAGATGCTACTTTAAAAAAATACATCAAACAAATTGAACTGACTTTCGACAAAGAAGAAGCAACTGTAGTTCAGGTAAAACTGTTAGAATCCTCTGAAGATTATACCCGAATTGTACTTAAAAATAAAGTAATCAATGCAAAAATCGACGATTCAGTATTTAATAATTAA
- a CDS encoding polysaccharide deacetylase family protein, giving the protein MITHKNISLFFLFVLLLLLLLNLYTAINLSWFIAIVLIWLGINAVGSALISSNYHVKAYCSNPLETQKKIAITFDDGPSIFTPEVLTLLKKYNVKATFFCIGKNIETHPEIVQQIIAEGHLVGNHSYSHSPFFDFYNAKKITAEIQKTDALLEKYTSKKINFFRPPYGVTTPSIRRALKRTDHKVVGWNIRSLDGGTTNQNLIFNRIINRISPGGIVLLHDTGAHSVLVLEQFLQFLQQNNYNVISTEELLNLNAYEN; this is encoded by the coding sequence ATGATAACGCATAAAAACATTTCGTTATTCTTTCTCTTTGTATTGCTGCTACTGCTTCTTCTGAATCTCTATACAGCAATTAACTTATCATGGTTTATCGCAATTGTTTTAATTTGGTTAGGCATAAATGCTGTGGGCTCTGCTTTAATTTCTTCTAATTATCATGTAAAAGCTTACTGCAGCAATCCGTTAGAAACCCAAAAGAAAATTGCGATTACTTTTGATGACGGACCCTCTATTTTTACTCCGGAAGTTTTGACCCTTTTAAAGAAATACAATGTCAAAGCTACTTTTTTCTGCATCGGGAAAAACATCGAAACTCATCCTGAAATCGTACAACAAATTATAGCAGAAGGGCATTTGGTCGGCAATCATTCGTACAGCCATTCTCCTTTTTTTGATTTTTATAATGCTAAAAAAATCACAGCCGAAATTCAGAAAACAGACGCTCTTTTAGAAAAATACACCTCTAAAAAAATAAACTTCTTCCGCCCACCCTACGGAGTTACAACACCCTCCATCCGAAGAGCTTTAAAACGTACCGACCACAAAGTAGTTGGATGGAATATTCGCTCATTGGACGGCGGCACAACCAACCAAAATTTAATTTTCAACCGAATCATAAACCGTATTTCTCCGGGTGGAATTGTACTTTTGCACGACACAGGAGCACACTCTGTTTTGGTACTGGAACAGTTTTTGCAATTTTTGCAGCAAAACAATTATAATGTAATTTCAACCGAAGAACTTTTGAATCTTAATGCTTATGAAAACTGA
- a CDS encoding beta-ketoacyl synthase N-terminal-like domain-containing protein has protein sequence MQLKKTYINGIGCISTQKTFDTVFLEEAIHNLNENVLKIVPPVYKDYISPAAIRRMAKGVKNGIVASAIAMKDAQLENVDAIITGTGLGCIEDSEKFLTNILDNNEQFLTPTSFIQSTHNTVGAQIALLQKCNGYNFTYVNGAVSFESALLDAKMQIEEEEVQSVLVGGVDENGDYTTALFKLSGRIKPDDQQPYNLLDATTSGAVYGEGASFFVLENERKETTYAEVLDIAIVNTLEENEIEAEIRSFLKSNQLEISDVDALILGFDGNVDFENYYKNLTQNDFVQTPQLYYKHLSGEYDTASSFALWVASKILKTQEIPEIIKVNSVERPAYKTILLYNQLNGKNHSFTLLSK, from the coding sequence ATGCAATTAAAAAAAACATATATAAATGGAATAGGTTGTATTTCGACTCAAAAAACATTTGATACTGTTTTTTTAGAAGAAGCCATACACAACCTCAACGAGAATGTGCTTAAAATCGTTCCGCCGGTTTACAAGGATTATATTTCTCCTGCTGCCATAAGAAGAATGGCAAAAGGGGTAAAAAACGGAATCGTGGCCTCGGCAATTGCCATGAAAGATGCACAGCTTGAAAATGTGGATGCCATTATTACCGGAACAGGATTAGGATGTATTGAAGATTCTGAAAAATTCCTAACCAACATCCTCGATAATAATGAGCAATTCTTAACACCAACCTCCTTCATTCAATCGACTCATAATACGGTTGGCGCTCAAATTGCGTTATTGCAAAAATGCAACGGTTACAATTTTACCTATGTCAATGGAGCTGTTTCTTTTGAATCGGCACTTTTGGATGCTAAAATGCAAATTGAGGAAGAAGAAGTACAGTCTGTTCTTGTGGGCGGTGTGGATGAAAATGGTGATTATACTACCGCACTTTTCAAATTGTCAGGACGAATTAAACCAGACGATCAGCAACCCTACAATCTTTTAGATGCTACTACAAGCGGTGCCGTTTATGGAGAAGGTGCCAGTTTTTTTGTTTTAGAAAATGAACGAAAAGAAACTACCTATGCGGAAGTTCTGGACATTGCCATAGTAAATACTCTGGAAGAAAATGAAATTGAAGCAGAAATCAGATCGTTTTTGAAATCCAATCAATTAGAAATTTCAGATGTTGACGCTTTGATTTTAGGATTTGACGGTAATGTGGATTTTGAAAATTATTATAAAAATCTAACTCAAAATGATTTCGTTCAGACCCCGCAATTGTATTACAAACATTTGAGTGGTGAATACGATACAGCCTCTTCTTTTGCTTTATGGGTGGCGTCTAAAATTTTAAAAACTCAGGAAATCCCTGAAATTATAAAAGTAAATTCAGTCGAAAGACCGGCTTACAAAACCATTTTATTGTACAATCAGCTCAACGGAAAAAACCATAGTTTTACGTTACTTTCAAAATGA
- a CDS encoding beta-ketoacyl-[acyl-carrier-protein] synthase family protein — MKKGVAITGMGIISSIGNSVEENYISLIENKVAVTRIENIETIHAAINKVGEIKKTNDELVQELDLTPDNNFSRTAMIGTFAAKQAVKNAGITAINEFRTGLISATSVGGMDITEKHYYDYFKHPELVKYITCHDAGDVAEKIADELGLKGIVTTISTACSSAANSIMLGARLIKSGKLDRVIVGGTDALAKFTINGFKTLMILSDEYNKPFDNNRKGLNLGEAAAFLVLESDEVVQKQNKKVLARVSGYGNANDAFHQTASSENGDGAYLAMKKAFDVSGLKPSEIDYINVHGTATPNNDLSEGRALLRIYGDEKVPDFSSTKPYTGHTLAAAAAIEAVYSVLAIQNNVVYPNLNFETPMEEFDLKPQTTLKNKNIEHVLSNSFGFGGNCSTLIFSKCN; from the coding sequence ATGAAAAAAGGTGTTGCAATAACCGGAATGGGAATTATCTCCTCGATTGGAAATTCAGTCGAAGAAAATTACATTTCGTTAATCGAAAATAAAGTTGCGGTAACGCGTATCGAGAATATTGAAACGATTCACGCTGCTATAAATAAGGTAGGGGAAATTAAAAAAACCAATGATGAATTGGTTCAGGAATTAGACCTTACTCCCGATAATAACTTTTCGAGAACTGCGATGATTGGTACTTTTGCAGCGAAACAGGCTGTTAAAAATGCAGGAATTACAGCAATAAACGAATTCAGAACCGGACTTATCTCTGCGACAAGCGTGGGTGGAATGGATATAACCGAAAAGCATTATTACGATTATTTCAAACATCCTGAACTTGTCAAATACATTACTTGTCATGATGCCGGTGATGTAGCCGAAAAAATTGCAGATGAACTGGGTTTAAAAGGGATTGTAACCACTATAAGTACGGCTTGTTCATCGGCAGCAAACTCGATTATGCTGGGTGCAAGACTTATAAAATCAGGAAAACTGGACCGCGTGATTGTGGGAGGAACTGATGCTCTCGCCAAATTCACGATCAACGGATTCAAAACCCTCATGATTTTATCTGACGAATACAACAAACCTTTCGACAACAATCGAAAAGGACTAAATCTGGGTGAGGCAGCTGCTTTTCTGGTTTTAGAATCCGATGAAGTCGTTCAGAAACAAAACAAAAAAGTGCTGGCTCGTGTTTCAGGTTATGGCAATGCCAATGATGCTTTTCATCAAACGGCTTCTTCAGAAAACGGAGACGGTGCTTATCTGGCCATGAAAAAAGCCTTTGACGTTTCGGGTTTAAAACCAAGTGAAATTGACTATATCAACGTTCACGGAACGGCCACTCCAAACAACGATTTGTCTGAAGGAAGGGCCCTGCTTCGAATCTACGGTGACGAAAAAGTCCCTGATTTTAGTTCAACAAAACCTTATACCGGACATACTTTGGCAGCTGCGGCAGCCATTGAAGCTGTTTATAGTGTTCTGGCGATTCAGAATAATGTGGTTTACCCCAATCTGAATTTTGAAACACCAATGGAAGAGTTTGACTTAAAACCACAAACGACTTTAAAGAATAAAAATATTGAACACGTTTTATCAAACTCTTTTGGGTTTGGAGGAAACTGCTCCACTCTTATCTTCTCAAAATGCAATTAA
- a CDS encoding phosphopantetheine-binding protein codes for MEALKEELKNKIITTLNLEDIAIEDIADNDPLFGDGLGLDSIDALELIVILDKDYGIKLVDPKEGKTIFQSIETMAAYISANRTK; via the coding sequence ATGGAAGCATTAAAAGAAGAATTAAAAAACAAAATCATTACTACTTTAAACCTTGAAGATATTGCGATCGAAGATATTGCAGATAACGATCCTTTGTTTGGAGATGGTTTAGGTTTAGACTCCATTGATGCGCTTGAATTGATCGTGATTCTGGATAAAGATTACGGAATTAAACTGGTAGACCCGAAAGAAGGAAAAACCATTTTTCAATCCATCGAAACGATGGCGGCTTACATTAGCGCTAACAGAACTAAATAG
- a CDS encoding 3-oxoacyl-ACP synthase → MTPNKTYIQSYCTIENNEIVLNGTSVFKIDPTNFGDFSKQAYRNFDLQYPKFFKMDALSKLAFLGAELLLSPITSDEKENNIALVLANKSSSLDTDVKYQESISDKENYFPSPAVFVYTLPNICLGEISIRHQLKSENSFFIFDAFNTEFMSNYSAILLNTNKADIVLCGWVEFFNDDYKAFLCTISKEESTKYTNETINTLYNK, encoded by the coding sequence ATGACTCCAAACAAAACTTACATACAATCCTATTGCACCATTGAAAACAACGAGATTGTTTTGAACGGAACTTCGGTATTCAAAATTGACCCAACGAATTTTGGTGATTTCTCGAAACAGGCTTATCGCAATTTTGACCTGCAGTATCCAAAGTTTTTCAAAATGGATGCTTTGAGTAAACTGGCTTTTTTAGGAGCCGAATTACTTCTGAGTCCGATAACTTCTGATGAAAAAGAGAACAATATTGCCTTGGTTCTGGCCAACAAATCCTCAAGTTTAGATACGGATGTGAAATATCAGGAATCTATTTCCGACAAAGAAAACTACTTCCCAAGTCCGGCAGTTTTTGTCTATACCCTGCCAAATATTTGTCTCGGTGAAATAAGTATCCGACATCAGCTGAAAAGTGAAAATTCTTTCTTTATATTTGATGCCTTTAACACCGAATTTATGTCCAATTATTCTGCTATTCTTCTGAATACAAATAAAGCTGATATAGTTCTTTGCGGCTGGGTAGAATTTTTTAACGACGATTACAAGGCGTTCCTTTGTACGATTAGCAAAGAAGAAAGCACAAAATATACCAACGAAACTATCAATACATTATACAATAAATAA
- a CDS encoding beta-ketoacyl synthase has product MLKEIYITQTNCITPLGFDVESNVEAILRGDSGIQLQNDISLMPNSFYASIIDDEKLNSAFTKISSKTQYSRLEKMMILALEPIVKNSGVELNSKAAFILSTTKGNVTALKNDTVDSFNNAHLDVLAKNVTAFFGFQTQPIVISNACVSGILAISVAKRMIQSELYDHAFVVAGDEVSEFVLSGFNAFQAMSDLPCKPYSKNRTGVSLGEATAAVLVTTETANAKIKVIGDSSINDANHISGPSRTGEGLFRSIQNALKEAQIEAHKIDYISAHGTATPFNDEMEAIALNRLGLQNVPINSLKGFYGHTLGASGLLETVIAIESANKNRLFESKGFDEMGVSESINVIEKNEETTIDFFLKTASGFGGCNTAVIFEKIKKDKHELHKFSQIN; this is encoded by the coding sequence ATGTTAAAAGAAATATACATCACGCAAACCAACTGCATCACACCATTAGGTTTTGATGTCGAATCAAACGTTGAAGCGATTCTTCGAGGAGATTCAGGCATTCAGCTTCAAAATGATATTTCTTTAATGCCCAATTCCTTTTATGCCTCGATTATCGATGACGAGAAACTCAACAGTGCTTTTACAAAAATTAGTTCTAAAACCCAATATTCCCGTTTAGAGAAAATGATGATTTTGGCTTTAGAGCCCATTGTCAAAAACTCGGGAGTTGAACTGAATTCCAAAGCAGCCTTTATCCTTTCGACAACCAAAGGAAATGTAACGGCTTTAAAAAATGATACTGTTGACAGTTTTAATAATGCACATTTAGATGTTTTGGCAAAAAATGTTACCGCTTTTTTCGGATTTCAAACGCAGCCTATTGTGATATCGAATGCCTGTGTATCCGGAATTTTAGCCATTTCTGTTGCCAAAAGAATGATTCAGTCAGAACTTTATGACCATGCTTTTGTCGTGGCGGGTGACGAAGTTTCAGAATTTGTTTTGTCCGGTTTTAACGCATTTCAGGCCATGAGCGATTTACCATGTAAACCCTATTCTAAAAACAGAACCGGTGTAAGCCTGGGTGAAGCAACAGCCGCAGTGTTAGTTACTACCGAAACCGCAAATGCCAAAATAAAAGTGATCGGAGACAGTTCGATAAACGATGCCAATCATATTTCGGGGCCATCAAGAACCGGTGAAGGTTTGTTCAGAAGTATTCAGAATGCTTTGAAAGAAGCCCAAATTGAAGCCCACAAAATCGATTATATTTCAGCACACGGAACCGCAACGCCTTTCAACGACGAAATGGAAGCCATCGCTTTAAATCGTTTAGGTTTACAAAATGTACCGATCAATAGTCTGAAAGGATTTTATGGTCATACCCTGGGCGCTTCGGGATTATTAGAAACGGTAATCGCCATTGAATCTGCCAATAAAAATAGGCTTTTCGAATCAAAAGGGTTTGATGAAATGGGTGTTAGCGAATCCATAAATGTAATTGAGAAAAATGAAGAAACAACAATTGATTTTTTCCTGAAAACAGCTTCCGGATTTGGAGGTTGTAATACGGCGGTGATATTTGAAAAGATAAAAAAGGATAAACACGAATTGCACAAATTTTCACAGATTAATTAG
- a CDS encoding thioesterase family protein, which translates to MTKRKEQFNEATELTVSHEIRIRFNETDPLGIVWHGNYITYFEDGREAFGRQHGLTYLDIAKTGYTTPIVKSKCEHKLSLRYGDVVTIETTVIDTPAAKMIYRFRILDDKGEVACTGETVQVFLDQEGNLMLTNPPFYEEWKRKVGLLK; encoded by the coding sequence ATGACAAAAAGAAAAGAACAGTTTAACGAAGCAACCGAACTAACCGTTTCGCATGAAATCAGAATTCGTTTTAACGAAACTGATCCGCTTGGAATCGTTTGGCACGGCAATTATATCACCTATTTTGAAGACGGACGTGAAGCTTTTGGACGCCAACACGGGCTTACCTATTTGGATATTGCCAAAACAGGCTACACAACTCCTATCGTAAAATCAAAATGCGAACACAAATTGTCTTTGCGTTATGGCGATGTCGTAACAATAGAAACTACGGTAATTGACACTCCCGCTGCAAAAATGATCTATCGTTTCAGAATACTGGACGATAAAGGTGAAGTAGCCTGTACCGGAGAAACCGTTCAGGTATTTTTAGATCAGGAAGGAAATCTAATGCTGACCAATCCTCCTTTTTATGAAGAATGGAAAAGAAAAGTCGGACTGTTAAAATAG
- a CDS encoding ABC transporter permease: MVYKIWMSVVKEFLLLKRDLGGLIILFIMPLVLVITVTLIQDSTFKTVSDNKIQILLVDNDKGSVSKTVFDNLEKSQLFSVVTQIDNKSITEEIAREAVYKGKFQLAIVIPEKLSVDLQTKIDQNVENIVSKMGLTETDTSAQAKKPKVIKEKEVKLYFDPAVQMSFKNAVMSSIDKMISQIETKSIYTTFQNQLGEGNAEFEQKSFITFKEIIPKINNKEVRPNSVQHNVPAWTLFAIFFIVIPLSINIVKEKSQGTFVRLLTNPVSNIVVIIGKTITYSVICMIQFYMMVAVAIFLFPHIGLPPLNVEGHLFLMSIVALFSGFAAIGFGILLGTVASTQEQSAPFGATSVIILAAIGGIWVPVFAMPGIMQLIAKSSPMNWGLEAFYDVLLRNVSFLEIIPKISLLFLFFIITTSIALFYDKKKRTV, from the coding sequence ATGGTATATAAAATTTGGATGTCGGTCGTAAAAGAATTCCTCCTGCTCAAACGAGATCTGGGCGGTTTGATCATTTTATTCATCATGCCTTTGGTTTTGGTGATTACCGTAACCTTGATTCAGGACAGTACTTTCAAAACCGTTAGCGATAACAAAATTCAGATTTTACTGGTCGACAACGACAAAGGTTCAGTGTCTAAAACCGTTTTTGATAATCTGGAGAAAAGTCAGCTTTTTAGTGTAGTCACACAGATTGACAATAAATCCATTACGGAAGAAATTGCCAGAGAAGCCGTTTACAAAGGAAAATTTCAGCTGGCCATTGTAATTCCGGAAAAACTAAGTGTTGATCTGCAAACCAAAATTGATCAGAATGTCGAAAACATTGTGAGCAAAATGGGACTGACAGAAACCGATACTTCGGCTCAGGCCAAAAAACCGAAAGTAATTAAAGAAAAAGAAGTCAAATTGTATTTTGATCCTGCGGTTCAAATGAGCTTTAAGAATGCCGTGATGAGTTCCATCGACAAGATGATTTCACAGATCGAAACCAAGTCCATTTATACCACTTTTCAAAATCAACTGGGAGAAGGAAATGCCGAATTTGAACAAAAAAGTTTCATCACTTTCAAAGAAATCATCCCGAAAATAAACAACAAAGAAGTGCGTCCGAACTCCGTACAGCATAATGTTCCGGCCTGGACACTTTTTGCTATATTCTTTATTGTAATTCCATTGTCTATCAATATTGTAAAAGAAAAATCTCAGGGAACATTTGTTCGTTTATTGACCAATCCTGTTTCTAATATTGTGGTTATAATCGGTAAAACCATCACCTATTCTGTCATTTGTATGATCCAGTTTTACATGATGGTCGCTGTGGCAATCTTCTTATTTCCGCATATTGGTTTGCCTCCTTTGAATGTTGAAGGCCATTTATTTTTAATGAGCATTGTGGCCTTATTTTCAGGTTTCGCTGCCATTGGCTTCGGAATCTTATTGGGAACGGTCGCAAGCACGCAGGAACAATCGGCTCCTTTTGGTGCGACAAGTGTTATTATTTTGGCAGCCATTGGCGGCATCTGGGTTCCTGTTTTTGCAATGCCGGGCATCATGCAGCTTATTGCCAAATCATCACCGATGAACTGGGGATTAGAAGCTTTTTATGATGTTTTACTGCGCAACGTATCTTTCCTTGAAATCATCCCAAAAATAAGTTTGTTATTTTTGTTCTTCATTATCACAACATCCATTGCATTATTCTATGACAAAAAGAAAAGAACAGTTTAA
- a CDS encoding ABC transporter ATP-binding protein: MQSIIKIESLSKKYKNADQYSLNDVSLEINQGQIFGLLGPNGAGKTTLISMLCGLIKPTSGHFTIDNLNYTHHSSKIKKIIGVVPQEYALYPTLTARENLHYFGSMYGLKGSYLKDKVIETLDLLGLLKFADKRIETFSGGMKRRVNLIAGILHNPKVLFLDEPTVGVDVQSKNAIIDYLKFLNQNGTTIIYTSHHLAEAEDFCTHIAILDRSRIYAQGTPSSLIASTEEARNLEEVFISLTGKDFRDGI; this comes from the coding sequence TTGCAATCCATAATAAAAATAGAGTCCCTTTCGAAAAAGTACAAAAATGCAGACCAGTATTCTTTGAACGATGTTTCGCTGGAGATTAATCAAGGACAGATTTTTGGGTTATTGGGGCCAAATGGTGCCGGAAAAACCACTTTAATCTCCATGCTCTGCGGACTGATTAAACCAACCTCTGGACATTTCACTATTGATAATCTGAATTATACCCATCATTCCTCCAAAATCAAAAAAATCATTGGTGTGGTCCCTCAGGAATATGCTTTGTATCCTACATTGACGGCCAGAGAAAATTTACATTATTTTGGCAGTATGTATGGCCTTAAAGGCAGTTATCTCAAAGACAAAGTCATCGAAACCTTAGATCTTTTAGGATTATTAAAATTTGCCGATAAGCGCATCGAAACGTTCTCAGGCGGTATGAAACGCAGAGTCAATTTGATTGCCGGAATTTTACACAATCCCAAAGTTTTGTTTTTAGACGAACCAACCGTGGGTGTTGATGTACAATCAAAAAATGCCATCATAGACTATTTAAAATTCTTAAATCAAAACGGAACCACCATTATATACACGTCACACCATTTAGCAGAAGCGGAAGACTTCTGTACTCATATTGCCATTTTAGACCGAAGCAGAATTTATGCCCAGGGCACTCCTTCAAGCCTAATTGCTTCTACTGAAGAAGCCCGCAATCTTGAAGAAGTTTTTATTTCATTAACCGGTAAAGACTTTAGAGATGGTATATAA